From the Montipora capricornis isolate CH-2021 chromosome 2, ASM3666992v2, whole genome shotgun sequence genome, one window contains:
- the LOC138037733 gene encoding melanocyte-stimulating hormone receptor-like: MNKLPVNTSCFFLTMNVGQTEATFMANVVTCILNLLLSPITCAGNFIIVYVIWKSRDLHSPSFFLLSCLAAADFLVGVICQPSLAARRIAELQGDPSLICPLSMLQSMSAWITGGVSLFILALVSIDRLLALTLHLRYNSIVTVSRMCFAVLLIWVAAATTYSLRFAVTNWKIIPLLWLLITFLVIAFCTYKIFHIVGKHRRQIREQNMAMNVGANALNELKCRKSAVTVVYVYGLLLTFYIPLFAAIPADNMIGYTRSVKIAYNFSLTAVFINSL; encoded by the coding sequence ATGAACAAGTTACCGGTGAATACAAGTTgcttttttcttacaatgaaCGTGGGCCAAACGGAAGCAACATTTATGGCAAATGTTGTTACGTGTATCCTGAACTTGCTGCTTTCTCCGATAACGTGTGCAGGGAATTTTATCATTGTATACGTGATTTGGAAGTCACGAGACCTTCATTCGCCATCTTTTTTCCTGCTGAGTTGTCTCGCAGCTGCAGATTTCCTTGTGGGAGTGATCTGTCAGCCATCTTTGGCTGCTAGAAGAATAGCCGAACTTCAAGGAGATCCAAGCCTCATCTGTCCATTGAGCATGCTTCAGTCCATGAGTGCGTGGATAACAGGCGGCGTGTCTTTGTTCATTTTAGCGCTTGTGTCCATCGACCGCCTTCTTGCTCTCACACTTCATTTAAGATACAATTCCATTGTCACGGTTTCTCGCATGTGTTTCGCAGTTTTGCTAATATGGGTTGCCGCTGCAACTACTTACTCATTGAGGTTTGCAGTTACTAACTGGAAAATAATCCCGTTACTATGGCTGCTCATTACTTTTCTTGTCATTGCGTTCTGCACCTACAAAATATTCCATATCGTTGGAAAACATCGACGACAAATACGAGAGCAAAACATGGCCATGAACGTGGGTGCGAATGCGTTGAACGAGCTCAAATGTAGAAAATCTGCGGTGACTGTTGTTTATGTCTATGGTTTGCTCCTAACGTTTTATATTCCATTGTTTGCAGCAATCCCTGCGGACAACATGATTGGGTATACTCGATCCGTGAAGATTGCTTACAATTTTTCCCTAACAGCTGTTTTCATCAACTCGCTTTGA
- the LOC138037734 gene encoding melanocyte-stimulating hormone receptor-like, with protein sequence MNKSLVNTSCFFLTMNVGQTEATFMANVVTCILNSLLSPITCAGNFIIVYVIWKSRDLHSPSFFLLGCLAGADFLVGVICHPSLVASKIAELQGDPSLVCSLRIFQSLSAWITGGISLLLLALVSIDRLLALTLHLRYNSVVSISRMRFAVLLIWVATATTVSLRFAVTSWLIIPLLSLLITFLVIAFCTYKIFHIVGKHRRQIREQNMAMNVGANALNELKCRKSAVTVVYVYGLLLTFYIPLFATVLAENMIGHARSVKIAYDFSTTAVFINSLWNPVVYCWRIREIRQAVKRVLRRLQKH encoded by the coding sequence ATGAACAAGTCACTGGTGAATACGAGTTgcttttttcttacaatgaaCGTGGGCCAAACGGAAGCAACATTTATGGCAAATGTTGTTACGTGTATCCTAAACTCGCTTCTTTCTCCGATAACGTGTGCTGGGAATTTTATCATTGTATACGTGATTTGGAAATCACGAGACCTTCATTCGccatctttttttcttctgggtTGTCTCGCAGGTGCAGATTTCCTTGTGGGAGTGATCTGTCATCCATCTTTGGTTGCTAGCAAAATAGCCGAACTTCAAGGAGATCCAAGCCTTGTGTGTTCATTGAGAATTTTTCAGTCCTTGAGTGCGTGGATAACAGGCGGCATATCTTTGCTCCTTTTAGCGCTTGTGTCCATCGATCGCCTTCTTGCTCTCACACTTCATTTAAGATACAATTCCGTTGTCTCGATTTCTCGCATGCGTTTCGCAGTTTTGTTAATATGGGTTGCCACTGCAACTACTGTATCATTGAGGTTTGCAGTTACCAGCTGGCTAATTATCCCGTTACTATCACTGCTCATCACTTTTCTTGTCATTGCGTTCTGCACCTACAAAATATTCCACATCGTTGGAAAACATCGACGACAAATACGAGAGCAAAACATGGCCATGAACGTGGGTGCGAATGCGTTGAACGAGCTCAAATGCAGAAAATCAGCGGTGACTGTTGTTTATGTCTATGGTTTGCTCCTAACGTTTTATATTCCATTGTTTGCAACGGTTCTTGCGGAAAACATGATTGGGCATGCTCGATCCGTGAAGATTGCTTACGACTTTTCCACAACAGCTGTTTTCATCAACTCGCTTTGGAACCCAGTCGTGTACTGCTGGCGAATACGAGAGATACGCCAAGCGGTGAAACGTGTGCTAAGAAGACTACAGAAACATTAA